Genomic segment of Rhodocaloribacter litoris:
GCCCGTTCACCCCGGACGCGACGTCCGAGAAGGTGCAGCGGGGCGGCTCGTTCCTCTGCCACGCGGACTACTGCCATGGTTACCGCGTCTCGGCCCGCAGCCATTCCACCCCGGAATCCTCCCACTTTCACGTGGGCTTCCGGTGCGCGAAAGACCTGTGAACCGAAGCCTCTTACCCTGTAATCACCATGCGAACGATGCACAAGACGCTCCTTTGCCTGATGGGCCTCTGGCTGGCCTGGGTGTCGGTCCTCCCGCCCGGGGGGCTGGCGCAGCCGGTGGCCGACCCGCGGGAGGCGGCCTTCGTCGATTCCGTCCTTTCGCTGATGACGCTCGAAGAGAAGCTGGGCCAGCTGGCACAGTACCGGGGCCGCTGGAGCGACACGGGACCCAAGGTGCCCGAGGGGGGCGAGGCCGAGATACGGGCCGGCCGGGTCGGGTCGTTCCTGGGTGTCTACGGCGCCGCGTACACGCGCGAGATGCAGCGGCTGGCCGTCGAGGAATCGCGCCTGGGCATCCCGCTGCTTTTCGCGCATGACGTGATCCACGGGTTCCGCACGATTTTTCCCGTGCCGCTGGCCGAGGCGGCCACGTGGGATGTGACGGCCGTCGAGGAGGCGGCCCGCATCGCCGCCGTCGAGGCGACGGCCCACGGGCTGCACTGGACGTTTGCGCCCATGGTCGATGTGGCCCGTGATCCCCGGTGGGGGCGGATCGTCGAGGGGAGCGGGGAGGACCCGTACCTGGGGGCACAGATGGCGGCAGCCCGCGTCCGCGGCTTCCAGGGCGCCGACCTGCGCGACCCCGCCACGATGCTCGCCTGCGCCAAGCACTTCGCCGCCTACGGCGCCGCCGAGGGGGGGCGGGACTACAACATCGCCGACCTCTCGGAGCGCACCCTCCGCGAGATCTACCTGCCACCTTTTCAGGCGGCCGTCGAGGCGGGCGTCGAGACGATCATGGCGGCCTTCAACGAAGTCAACGGTGTGCCGGCGCACGCCAGCACGTTCCTGCTCGACGACGTGCTGCGCCGCGAGTGGGGCTTCGGCGGCCTCGTCGTGAGCGACTACACGGGCGTGCTGGAGCTGATCCCGCACGGCGTCGCCGCCGACCGGGCCGAGGCCGGGCGGCTGGCCCTGACGGCCGGTGTCGACGTGGACATGGTCAGCGGCATCTATGTGGACGACCTGCCGGCCGAGGTGCGGGCCGGACGGCTGGACGAGGCCGTCGTGGACGAGGCGGTGCGGCGTGTGCTCCGGGCCAAATACCGCCTGGGCCTCTTCGAGGACCCGTACCGGTACAGCGACCCGGCGCGGGAGCAGGCGCTCACGCTCACCCCGGCCCACCGGCAGGCCGCGCGCGCGATGGCGCAGAAGTCGCTCGTGCTCCTGAAAAATGAGGGCGGCGTGTTGCCGCTGGACCGCACTGTGGGGACGCTGGCC
This window contains:
- a CDS encoding glycoside hydrolase family 3 N-terminal domain-containing protein, translated to MRTMHKTLLCLMGLWLAWVSVLPPGGLAQPVADPREAAFVDSVLSLMTLEEKLGQLAQYRGRWSDTGPKVPEGGEAEIRAGRVGSFLGVYGAAYTREMQRLAVEESRLGIPLLFAHDVIHGFRTIFPVPLAEAATWDVTAVEEAARIAAVEATAHGLHWTFAPMVDVARDPRWGRIVEGSGEDPYLGAQMAAARVRGFQGADLRDPATMLACAKHFAAYGAAEGGRDYNIADLSERTLREIYLPPFQAAVEAGVETIMAAFNEVNGVPAHASTFLLDDVLRREWGFGGLVVSDYTGVLELIPHGVAADRAEAGRLALTAGVDVDMVSGIYVDDLPAEVRAGRLDEAVVDEAVRRVLRAKYRLGLFEDPYRYSDPAREQALTLTPAHRQAARAMAQKSLVLLKNEGGVLPLDRTVGTLAVIGPLADAPREMLGGWAAAGRAEDAVTILQGIREAVAPGTRILYAKGATIEGDDRSGFDEAVRVAREADAVVLVLGEHHDMSAEAHNRTSLDLPGVQRELAQAVHATGKPVVAVLIGGRPLSVTWLDAHVPAILMAWFPGVEAGHAVADVLFGDVSPSGKLPVTFPRTVGQVPIYYNHKNTGRPPDPNNKYTSKYIDVPWTPLYPFGHGLSYTTFAYANVRVDRPVIRAGETVTVSVDVTNTGDRTGDEVVQLYLRDEVASVTRPVKQLRGFERITLAPGQTKTVTFTLGPQDMTFYDQAMQPVIEPGFFTVYAGGSSENVIQTRFEVQ